CTACAAACCGGTCAGCTCCGAGAGCCGGGAGGCCGAGCGCGAGGACATCGACCTCGCCGACATCGAGGACAAACTCGACGAACTCGACCTCTCCGAGGAGGTCCGCCGCGAGGTCTTCGACGAGGAGTGGCTCGAACGACAGGAGGCCGAGGACGGCCCGGCGACCTTCCCGGAGGAACCCGAGAAGGACCTGCTGGCGTTCATCCGCAAGTACGGCAAGCAGTACGACGACGACGCCGAGAAGGGCGTCGAGATGGAGGAGTGGCAACGGGACGTGCTCGACATGATGCGCGCCGAGGCGTACTACTTCGCCCCCCAGAAGATGACGAAGGTCATGAACGAGGGCTGGGCGGCGTACTGGGAGTCGCTCATGATGGGCGACGAGCGCTTCGCCGGCGACGACGAGTTCATCAACTACGCCGAACACCAGGCCGCCGTCCTCGGGTCGCCGGGGCTGAACCCCTACAAGCTCGGCAAGGAGCTGTGGGAGTACATCGAGAACTCGACGAACCGCAAGGAGGTCGTCGAGCGCCTGCTCCGGACGAAGGGCATCACCTGGCGCAACTTCGGCGACGTGGTCGACTTCGCGCAGGTCCGCGAGCTGCTCACGCCCCACGAGGCGCTGTCGGCCATCGACCCGGAGAACCTCGACGCCCTCGAGGAGCTGCCCGCGTCCTACGTGGACTGGGACGCCGTCGAGCAGGCGAAGGCCGGCGAGATAGACGTCCAGAAGTACCCGTGGAAGGTGCTGACCTACGAGGGGCTGTGCCACCGGCACTACTCGCTGGTCAAGCGCCAGAACCGCGGGTTCGTCGAGCGCATCACCCAGTCCGAGCTGGAGCGCATCGGGCGCTACCTGTTCGACGACCAGGTGTACGACAGCGTCGAGGAGGCCCTCGCGGACGTGGACTTCTCCCGCGGCTGGGACCGCATGCGGGAGGTCCGCCGGAGCCACAACGACGTGACGTTCATCGACGAGTTCCTCACCCAGGAGTTCATCGACGAGAACGAGTACTTCACCTACGAGTACTCGCACGCGACCGGCCAGTACCGCGTCGCCAGCCAGGACGCCGGCGACGTGAAGAAGAAGTTGCTGTTGAACTTCACGAACTTCGGCAAGCCGACCATCGCGGTGTACGACGGCAACTACAACAACCGCAACGAGTTGCTGCTCGGCCACCAGTACAACGGCG
This window of the Haloarchaeobius amylolyticus genome carries:
- a CDS encoding SpoVR family protein, producing MSESDRFNKQRIAGGLREPVEEARNLAQKLGLSPYEVNYWIVDYDEMNELIAYGGFQHRYPHWRWGMQYDRQQKQGQYSGGKAFEIVNNDNPAHAFLQESNTLADQKAVITHVEAHSDFFAKNEWFQLFSGGTPNAAAMLERHARAITEYMQRPDIERAEVEKWIDHTLALEDNIDQHRRYKPVSSESREAEREDIDLADIEDKLDELDLSEEVRREVFDEEWLERQEAEDGPATFPEEPEKDLLAFIRKYGKQYDDDAEKGVEMEEWQRDVLDMMRAEAYYFAPQKMTKVMNEGWAAYWESLMMGDERFAGDDEFINYAEHQAAVLGSPGLNPYKLGKELWEYIENSTNRKEVVERLLRTKGITWRNFGDVVDFAQVRELLTPHEALSAIDPENLDALEELPASYVDWDAVEQAKAGEIDVQKYPWKVLTYEGLCHRHYSLVKRQNRGFVERITQSELERIGRYLFDDQVYDSVEEALADVDFSRGWDRMREVRRSHNDVTFIDEFLTQEFIDENEYFTYEYSHATGQYRVASQDAGDVKKKLLLNFTNFGKPTIAVYDGNYNNRNELLLGHQYNGVMLDVKQARQTLERVFELWGRPVNLMTIVKEISDHDREVARRRNREPKPTEQGKLIRFDGEKFEETDLAWEEVEHLSADDVDYDTKPEEWLA